One genomic window of Polyangium aurulentum includes the following:
- a CDS encoding acetyl-CoA carboxylase biotin carboxylase subunit, which yields MIRKVLIANRGEIAVRIMRTLREMRIASVAVYSEADRQSLHVRLADEAYLIGPAPARESYLSIERILDAARKSGADAIHPGYGFLSENRDFAAACESAGIVFIGPPASAMSAMGSKTAARARMAAAGVPITPGGDATTIEEARATAARIGYPVMLKAAMGGGGKGMRLVHHEEELESALERARSEALRAFGDPTVYIEKAIVKPRHVEIQVLGDREGNMVHLFERDCSIQRRHQKVVEETPCPVATPDLVRRMGEVAVKGALSVGYFSAGTFEFLLGEDGSFYFLEMNTRLQVEHPITEWITGFDLVEEMVRVAAGEKLRHRQEDIVRRGAALECRVYAEDPVGFLPSPGRIEALRAPAGPWVRDDNGFYEGATVPSHYDPLVSKVSVWAADRRSAIARMRRALSEYVVAGIKTNLAFHEKLLAHPAFVEGRYDTGFIEEHKAELLGYSTPSEEEEATLAAAIAIAAARVEQRAQRSESAAADDAGRLSPWVQQHRSQRLR from the coding sequence GTGATCCGCAAGGTCCTCATCGCCAACCGCGGCGAGATCGCCGTCCGCATCATGCGCACCCTGCGCGAGATGCGCATCGCCTCCGTCGCCGTTTACAGCGAAGCCGATCGCCAGAGCCTGCACGTCCGGCTCGCCGACGAGGCGTACCTCATCGGCCCCGCGCCCGCGCGCGAGAGCTACCTGTCGATCGAGCGCATCCTCGACGCAGCGCGAAAGAGCGGCGCGGACGCGATCCATCCGGGCTACGGCTTCCTGTCGGAGAACCGGGATTTCGCGGCGGCCTGCGAGAGCGCGGGGATCGTGTTCATCGGCCCGCCGGCGAGCGCGATGAGCGCGATGGGCTCGAAGACGGCGGCGCGCGCGCGCATGGCCGCAGCCGGCGTGCCGATCACGCCGGGCGGCGACGCGACGACGATCGAGGAGGCGCGCGCGACGGCCGCGCGCATCGGCTACCCGGTGATGCTCAAGGCCGCGATGGGCGGCGGCGGCAAGGGCATGCGCCTCGTGCACCACGAGGAAGAGCTGGAGAGCGCGCTCGAGCGGGCGCGGAGCGAGGCGCTGCGGGCCTTCGGCGACCCCACGGTCTACATCGAGAAGGCGATCGTGAAGCCCCGGCACGTCGAGATCCAGGTGCTCGGCGATCGCGAGGGCAACATGGTGCACCTGTTCGAGCGCGACTGCTCGATCCAGCGGCGGCACCAGAAGGTCGTCGAGGAGACGCCCTGCCCCGTCGCCACGCCCGATCTCGTCCGTCGCATGGGCGAGGTCGCGGTGAAGGGCGCGCTCAGCGTCGGCTACTTCTCGGCGGGCACGTTCGAGTTTCTGCTCGGCGAGGACGGCAGCTTCTACTTCCTCGAGATGAACACGCGCTTGCAGGTGGAGCACCCGATCACCGAGTGGATCACGGGGTTCGACCTCGTCGAGGAGATGGTGCGCGTCGCGGCGGGCGAGAAGCTACGCCACCGGCAGGAGGACATCGTGCGGCGCGGCGCCGCGCTCGAGTGCCGCGTCTACGCCGAGGATCCGGTGGGCTTCTTGCCGAGCCCCGGCCGCATCGAAGCGCTGCGCGCGCCGGCAGGCCCGTGGGTGCGCGACGACAACGGCTTCTACGAGGGCGCCACGGTGCCGAGCCACTACGACCCGCTCGTGTCCAAGGTGAGCGTGTGGGCGGCGGATCGACGCTCCGCGATCGCGCGGATGCGCCGCGCGCTGAGCGAGTACGTGGTGGCGGGCATCAAGACGAACCTCGCCTTCCACGAGAAGCTCCTCGCCCACCCGGCGTTCGTCGAGGGACGCTACGACACCGGGTTCATCGAGGAGCACAAGGCCGAGCTGCTCGGCTACTCGACGCCGAGCGAGGAGGAAGAGGCCACGCTCGCCGCGGCCATCGCCATCGCGGCCGCGCGCGTCGAGCAGCGAGCGCAGCGGAGCGAGAGCGCGGCGGCCGACGATGCCGGCCGCCTCTCACCCTGGGTTCAACAGCACCGCTCGCAGCGGCTTCGCTAG
- the bioB gene encoding biotin synthase BioB: protein MTTAAPIRHDWTVDEVAAIHDMPFFALMDRAREVHRAFHDDGEVQLCTLLSVKTGGCPEDCAYCPQSSHYETSVGPEKMLDVRAVLEAADRAKDAGATRFCMGAAWREAKDGPAFDRVVEMVRGVKARGLEACVTLGMLTEDQAKRLKDAGLDAYNHNLDTSREHYRSIISTRTYDERLVTLRNVRRAGITVCSGGIIGMGESVRDRCAMLVELARLQPHPESVPINALVRVPGTPLESLPPIDPVEFVRMIAAARIVMPRSMVRLSAGRTDLSREAQMMCLYVGANSIFYGDRLLTTPNPGQDEDASLIRDAGLAPMKPAGASAQVDAAE from the coding sequence ATGACCACCGCCGCACCGATTCGCCACGACTGGACCGTCGACGAGGTCGCAGCCATCCACGACATGCCGTTCTTCGCGCTCATGGACCGGGCGCGCGAAGTGCACCGGGCGTTCCACGACGACGGCGAGGTGCAGCTCTGCACGCTCCTCAGCGTGAAGACCGGCGGCTGCCCGGAGGACTGCGCCTACTGTCCCCAGTCGTCGCACTACGAGACGAGCGTGGGCCCGGAGAAGATGCTCGACGTCCGCGCGGTGCTCGAGGCGGCAGACCGGGCGAAGGACGCCGGCGCCACGCGCTTCTGCATGGGAGCGGCCTGGCGCGAGGCCAAGGACGGCCCGGCCTTCGACCGCGTGGTCGAGATGGTGCGCGGCGTGAAGGCGCGCGGCCTCGAGGCGTGCGTCACGCTCGGCATGCTCACCGAGGACCAGGCGAAGCGCCTCAAGGACGCCGGCCTCGACGCCTACAACCACAACCTCGACACCTCGCGCGAGCACTACCGCTCGATCATCTCCACGCGCACCTATGATGAGCGGCTCGTCACCCTGCGCAACGTGCGCCGCGCCGGCATCACCGTCTGCTCGGGCGGCATCATCGGCATGGGCGAGTCGGTGCGCGATCGCTGCGCCATGCTCGTCGAGCTCGCGCGGCTCCAGCCGCACCCCGAGAGCGTGCCCATCAACGCCCTCGTGCGCGTCCCCGGCACGCCCCTCGAGAGCCTGCCGCCCATCGATCCCGTGGAGTTCGTCCGCATGATCGCCGCCGCGCGCATCGTGATGCCTCGCTCGATGGTGCGGCTGTCCGCGGGCCGGACCGATCTGTCCCGCGAGGCCCAGATGATGTGCCTGTACGTCGGGGCAAACTCGATCTTCTACGGCGACCGGCTGCTCACGACGCCGAACCCCGGCCAGGACGAGGACGCCTCGCTCATCCGTGACGCGGGGCTCGCGCCCATGAAGCCGGCGGGCGCGAGCGCGCAGGTCGACGCGGCCGAGTAG
- a CDS encoding CBS domain-containing protein has product MSLDRYRRPRLIVLQPSSSAYEAARAMADNHVGSVLVGQDGHIAGIVTDRDLALDVVATDYDPRSTFLRSVMSDEVAFVDVDATVDDVIQVMREHACRRVPVTDNGKPVGIVTLDDLILGGFIEIDDVREIIRAQLEVSARLKEPGTTGPTQISDGRARARQRRIARAENTYGRLLHAVERQTGLDTREHAERALLIVLGNICRRLLPQEARHLIAQLPSKLHPDLEACLDGPDKRITSETIEGDLRQALHMTPEAAADVLYAVCEAVADSVSAGEIESVRDQLPRAMKELFPTMPGYRKAG; this is encoded by the coding sequence ATGTCGCTCGATCGCTATCGACGTCCTCGGTTGATCGTCCTGCAACCCAGCTCGAGCGCCTACGAGGCGGCGCGCGCCATGGCGGACAACCACGTGGGCTCGGTGCTCGTCGGCCAGGACGGGCACATCGCGGGGATCGTGACCGACCGCGATCTCGCGCTCGACGTCGTGGCCACGGACTACGACCCGCGAAGCACGTTCTTGCGCAGCGTGATGAGCGACGAGGTCGCCTTCGTGGACGTGGACGCGACGGTGGACGACGTCATCCAGGTGATGCGCGAGCACGCCTGCCGACGCGTGCCCGTCACGGACAACGGAAAGCCCGTGGGCATCGTGACGCTCGACGATCTGATCCTCGGAGGGTTCATCGAGATCGACGATGTGCGCGAGATCATCCGGGCGCAGCTCGAGGTGTCCGCGCGGTTGAAGGAGCCTGGCACGACGGGACCGACGCAGATCAGCGACGGCCGAGCGCGGGCACGCCAGCGGCGGATCGCGCGGGCGGAGAACACCTACGGGCGGCTGTTGCACGCGGTGGAGCGCCAGACCGGGCTCGACACGCGCGAGCATGCGGAGCGGGCGCTGCTCATCGTGCTCGGCAACATCTGCAGGCGGCTGTTGCCGCAGGAGGCGCGCCACCTCATCGCGCAGCTGCCGTCGAAGCTGCACCCCGACCTCGAGGCGTGCCTCGACGGCCCGGACAAGCGCATCACCAGCGAGACGATCGAGGGAGATCTGCGGCAGGCGCTGCACATGACGCCGGAGGCTGCGGCGGACGTGCTGTACGCAGTGTGCGAGGCCGTGGCGGACAGCGTGTCGGCGGGCGAGATCGAGAGCGTGCGAGATCAACTCCCGCGCGCGATGAAGGAGCTGTTCCCGACGATGCCGGGCTACAGGAAAGCGGGCTAG
- a CDS encoding type IV pilus twitching motility protein PilT has product MTTTPYASEAFLHQILGKAVGASASDVHLKVGQPPGARVHGDMVYFRAERLTPADTDAVARILLASRPSTLSNLPALRELDVAYEVPSLGRFRAHVYRQRGSLAVVMRSIPLAVPTFDALGIPHAARALADETSGLVLVAGAAGHGKSTTLAAMVGHINATYPRHVVTLEDPIELVHHDARASISQRELGTDTDDFPSGVRAALRQDPDVLMIGELRDAATLDAALEAAEAGLLVLSSVPVPDITRTVRRLVSLGASRERLSASLLGIVAQQLLPVPLGGGLMLAAEVLVVTDTVRAAIAQPEGSPPLRDLATKN; this is encoded by the coding sequence GTGACCACCACCCCCTACGCGAGCGAGGCCTTCCTCCACCAGATTCTCGGCAAGGCTGTCGGGGCCAGCGCGAGCGACGTCCACCTCAAGGTGGGTCAGCCTCCCGGCGCCCGCGTGCACGGCGACATGGTCTATTTCCGCGCCGAGCGCCTCACGCCCGCCGACACGGACGCCGTCGCCCGCATCCTGCTCGCCTCACGCCCTTCCACCCTTTCCAACCTCCCCGCCCTTCGCGAGCTCGACGTCGCCTACGAGGTCCCCTCCCTCGGCCGTTTCCGGGCTCACGTCTACCGCCAGCGCGGCTCCCTCGCGGTCGTGATGCGCTCGATCCCCCTCGCCGTCCCCACCTTCGATGCCCTCGGCATCCCCCACGCGGCGCGCGCCCTCGCGGACGAGACCTCGGGCCTCGTCCTCGTCGCCGGCGCTGCAGGGCATGGAAAGTCCACGACCCTCGCCGCCATGGTGGGGCACATCAACGCCACCTACCCGCGGCACGTCGTCACCCTCGAGGACCCCATCGAGCTCGTCCACCACGACGCCCGCGCCAGCATCAGCCAGCGCGAACTCGGCACCGACACCGACGACTTCCCCTCGGGCGTGCGCGCCGCCCTCCGCCAGGACCCGGACGTGCTCATGATCGGCGAGCTCCGCGACGCCGCCACCCTGGATGCCGCGCTCGAAGCTGCCGAGGCCGGTCTCCTCGTCCTCTCCTCCGTACCCGTTCCCGACATCACGCGCACCGTGAGGCGCCTCGTCTCCCTCGGCGCCTCGCGCGAGCGCCTCTCCGCGTCCCTCCTGGGCATCGTCGCGCAGCAGCTCCTGCCCGTACCTCTTGGTGGAGGCCTCATGCTCGCCGCCGAGGTGCTCGTCGTCACCGACACGGTGCGCGCGGCGATCGCGCAGCCCGAGGGGAGCCCGCCGCTGCGCGATCTCGCGACCAAGAACTGA
- a CDS encoding AraC family transcriptional regulator: protein MPLDVDRTRAPAFGLAEDLAPFRSEWHAHAKHQVLYALSGTMHLEVASGAWLLPPRRAAFLAAGTRHLVWSERPVELRTVYLAPRLLAPPPWDCRVFSVSPLAREMLLYAMRWTHESDPDDPLARPFFLALAALAAEWAEKDAYPFRLPAARSVELRRATEHALAHLGDPLAIDDLARTAGVSTRTLARRFADEMQTSFREWLHTARMLRGMDLLAAPEARVTDVALEVGFESLSAFSASFSAFVGENPRDYRRRFAD, encoded by the coding sequence GTGCCCCTCGACGTCGATCGCACCCGCGCCCCTGCCTTCGGCCTCGCAGAGGACCTGGCCCCGTTTCGCTCGGAATGGCATGCCCACGCGAAGCACCAGGTCCTCTACGCGCTGAGCGGCACCATGCACCTCGAGGTCGCCTCCGGCGCGTGGCTCCTTCCGCCCCGCCGCGCCGCCTTCCTCGCCGCCGGCACGCGCCACCTCGTCTGGTCCGAAAGGCCGGTCGAGCTGCGCACCGTCTACCTCGCGCCGCGCCTGCTCGCCCCCCCGCCCTGGGATTGCCGCGTCTTCTCGGTGAGCCCCCTCGCGCGCGAAATGCTCCTGTACGCAATGCGCTGGACGCACGAGAGCGATCCCGACGACCCCCTCGCGCGCCCCTTCTTCCTCGCGCTGGCCGCCCTCGCCGCCGAGTGGGCCGAAAAGGACGCATATCCCTTCCGCCTGCCGGCCGCCCGCTCCGTCGAGCTGAGGCGCGCGACCGAGCACGCCCTCGCGCACCTCGGCGATCCGCTCGCAATCGACGACCTCGCGCGCACCGCGGGCGTCTCCACGCGAACCCTCGCGCGCAGGTTCGCCGACGAGATGCAGACCAGCTTTCGGGAATGGCTCCACACCGCGCGCATGCTCCGGGGCATGGATCTGCTCGCCGCCCCCGAGGCGCGCGTCACCGACGTCGCGCTCGAGGTGGGCTTCGAGAGCCTGAGCGCGTTCAGCGCCTCGTTCTCGGCATTCGTGGGCGAAAACCCGCGCGATTACCGGCGGCGCTTCGCGGATTGA
- a CDS encoding S1C family serine protease, with amino-acid sequence MFALLFSVRPTFKIAASAMFVVLGACGPRVLPEAYLEGACHYDAYCAQWCAQAETLEAKEHCDTLQYEAAKKHEAHTRPPRRTTQRGKRRVPVVGQSAATLTPSQIASRCMGAVVTVKASKSLGSGFGVTDEGWVVTNLHVVAGEKDIKVVLADGKERPATAVIAYDDKHDLALLRVSGMPMALSVGESAEVGLGDEVVVIGNPLGLQSTVSNGIVSGGRQFEKDFEVLQITAPIAPGSSGGPLIDAHGQVIGVVVATFRGGQNLNFAVPAHYLRELLMAALKQNDPSTLEAFAAETKAFAEPPPPADGPAPAAPVPAPATASEDTGRIVDGCTQADRKLVEQVVGEAVDAARPLCDAKRFGPCRQLLWGASADLETKLSAGCKGPKGMLIGGRATAESGDSAAQAKAMRALFDALLATFKGAAGRAKAKP; translated from the coding sequence TTGTTCGCTCTCCTGTTCTCCGTGCGCCCGACGTTCAAGATCGCAGCATCGGCCATGTTCGTCGTGCTCGGGGCCTGCGGCCCGCGGGTGCTCCCGGAGGCTTATCTGGAGGGCGCTTGCCACTACGACGCATATTGCGCCCAGTGGTGCGCCCAGGCGGAGACGCTCGAGGCCAAGGAGCATTGCGATACGCTGCAATATGAGGCAGCGAAGAAGCACGAGGCGCACACCAGGCCGCCCCGACGGACGACCCAGCGCGGCAAGCGGCGCGTGCCCGTCGTGGGACAGAGCGCTGCGACCCTGACGCCGTCCCAGATTGCCTCGCGCTGCATGGGTGCGGTCGTCACCGTCAAGGCCAGCAAATCGCTGGGCAGCGGGTTCGGCGTGACGGACGAGGGTTGGGTCGTGACGAACCTGCACGTGGTGGCGGGGGAGAAGGACATCAAGGTCGTCCTGGCGGATGGCAAGGAGAGGCCGGCCACCGCGGTCATCGCTTACGACGACAAGCATGATCTCGCGCTCTTGCGAGTCTCGGGGATGCCGATGGCGCTTTCGGTGGGCGAGAGCGCGGAGGTCGGGCTCGGCGATGAGGTGGTGGTCATCGGCAATCCGCTCGGTCTTCAGTCGACGGTGTCCAATGGCATCGTGAGCGGGGGACGGCAGTTCGAGAAGGATTTCGAGGTCCTTCAGATCACGGCGCCGATCGCGCCCGGATCGTCCGGGGGGCCGCTCATCGATGCGCACGGCCAGGTGATCGGCGTGGTGGTGGCGACGTTCCGGGGCGGCCAGAACCTCAATTTCGCGGTGCCTGCGCATTACCTGCGCGAATTGCTCATGGCTGCATTGAAGCAGAACGATCCCTCGACGCTCGAGGCGTTCGCGGCCGAGACGAAGGCGTTCGCCGAGCCGCCCCCGCCTGCGGATGGGCCTGCGCCCGCTGCGCCCGTGCCTGCGCCCGCAACGGCGTCGGAGGACACGGGCCGCATCGTCGATGGGTGTACGCAGGCGGATCGCAAGCTCGTCGAGCAAGTCGTGGGGGAGGCGGTCGACGCCGCCAGGCCGCTCTGCGACGCGAAGCGATTCGGACCTTGCCGGCAGCTTCTGTGGGGGGCGTCGGCCGATCTCGAGACGAAGCTGTCCGCCGGGTGCAAGGGGCCGAAAGGAATGCTGATTGGCGGGCGCGCGACGGCGGAGAGCGGGGACTCGGCGGCGCAGGCGAAGGCAATGCGTGCGCTCTTCGACGCGCTGCTCGCGACGTTCAAGGGCGCTGCGGGGCGCGCAAAGGCAAAGCCCTGA
- a CDS encoding thiamine biosynthesis protein, whose translation MKKAILLGAAFVLAACTRGSETATTSPPGPGGPTPSASPGASASAAAIPAVARVDSARLKDPRWQRAGGEDPADRQALADALGATGLVEALDDGGEIARTALSALPLADDAELSLGPLARRALAASGDDLGAILEAILAIAGRPAGAREALDPEGAAEAGEAMIALAGRTSLPREHRALAVSAARALAEKKIVDPARIPRDLDPP comes from the coding sequence GTGAAGAAGGCCATCCTGCTCGGGGCGGCGTTCGTCTTGGCCGCGTGCACGCGCGGCAGCGAGACCGCGACGACGTCGCCCCCGGGCCCGGGTGGGCCGACCCCGAGCGCCTCGCCGGGAGCCTCTGCGAGCGCGGCCGCCATTCCGGCGGTCGCGCGTGTCGATAGCGCGCGCCTGAAGGACCCGCGGTGGCAGCGCGCGGGGGGCGAGGATCCGGCGGATCGGCAGGCGCTCGCGGATGCGCTCGGGGCGACCGGGCTCGTGGAGGCGCTCGACGACGGGGGCGAGATTGCGCGGACCGCGCTCTCGGCGCTGCCATTGGCGGACGACGCGGAGCTTTCGCTCGGGCCGCTCGCTCGGCGGGCGCTCGCGGCGAGCGGGGATGATCTCGGCGCGATTCTGGAGGCGATCCTCGCGATTGCAGGCCGCCCCGCGGGGGCGCGTGAGGCGCTCGATCCGGAGGGCGCGGCGGAGGCGGGCGAGGCGATGATTGCGCTCGCGGGCCGGACGTCGCTGCCGCGCGAGCATCGGGCGCTCGCGGTGAGCGCGGCGCGGGCGCTGGCGGAGAAGAAGATCGTGGATCCGGCGAGAATCCCTCGGGATCTCGACCCACCTTAG
- the thiC gene encoding phosphomethylpyrimidine synthase ThiC: MLRTEWLQRRAESTVKTQMHFARKGIITEEMDFVARRERLTPELVRSEVARGRMVIPANVHHENLEPMGIGIASTCKVNANIGSSAVKSDIEEELGKLALCIKYGADTVMDLSTGGDIDGIRRAMIAHSPVPIGTVPIYQALELGKDVRRMTEDDLLGMLEHQAKQGVDYFTIHAGVLREHLPLVKGRITGIVSRGGSIMAQWMIEHGKQNPFYTHWDAVLDICARYDVTISAGDGLRPGCLADASDAAQFAELETLGQLTKRAWEKDVQVMIEGPGHVPFDQIAMNVQKEIEVCHEAPFYVLGPLVTDIAPGYDHITSAIGATMAGFAGAAMLCYVTPKEHLGLPNADDVRQGLIAYKIAAHAADVARKRPGARDRDDALSRARYAFDWKEQFRLSLDPETAQSMHDETLPAEYFKSAEFCSMCGPKFCSMHINRAVDEYNKKLEEEQRSVKRSLGVIQTP; this comes from the coding sequence ATGTTGCGGACCGAGTGGCTGCAGAGGCGCGCCGAGAGCACCGTCAAGACCCAGATGCACTTCGCGAGGAAGGGCATCATCACCGAGGAGATGGATTTCGTCGCGCGACGCGAGAGGCTCACGCCCGAGCTGGTGCGCAGCGAGGTCGCCCGGGGCCGGATGGTCATCCCGGCCAACGTGCACCACGAAAACCTCGAGCCGATGGGCATCGGCATCGCGTCGACCTGCAAGGTGAACGCGAACATCGGCTCCTCGGCCGTGAAGAGCGACATCGAGGAGGAGCTCGGCAAGCTCGCGCTGTGCATCAAGTACGGCGCCGACACGGTGATGGATCTGTCGACCGGCGGCGACATCGACGGCATTCGCAGGGCGATGATCGCCCACTCGCCCGTGCCCATCGGCACCGTGCCCATCTACCAGGCGCTCGAGCTGGGCAAGGACGTCCGGCGCATGACCGAGGACGATCTGCTCGGCATGCTCGAGCACCAGGCGAAGCAGGGCGTCGATTACTTCACGATTCACGCGGGGGTCTTGCGCGAGCACCTGCCGCTCGTGAAGGGCCGGATCACGGGGATCGTGTCGCGCGGCGGCTCGATCATGGCGCAGTGGATGATCGAGCACGGAAAGCAGAACCCGTTTTACACGCACTGGGACGCGGTGCTCGACATCTGCGCGCGCTACGACGTGACGATCTCGGCGGGCGACGGGCTGCGGCCCGGGTGCCTGGCGGACGCGAGCGACGCGGCGCAATTCGCCGAGCTGGAGACGCTCGGGCAGCTCACCAAGCGCGCCTGGGAGAAGGACGTGCAGGTGATGATCGAGGGGCCCGGCCACGTGCCTTTCGATCAGATCGCGATGAACGTGCAAAAGGAGATCGAGGTCTGCCACGAGGCGCCGTTCTACGTGCTCGGGCCGCTCGTCACCGACATCGCGCCGGGCTACGACCACATCACGAGCGCGATCGGCGCGACGATGGCGGGCTTCGCGGGCGCGGCGATGCTCTGCTACGTGACGCCCAAGGAGCACCTCGGCCTGCCGAACGCCGACGACGTGCGCCAGGGCCTCATCGCCTACAAGATCGCCGCCCACGCGGCCGACGTGGCGCGCAAGCGTCCGGGCGCGCGTGACCGGGACGACGCGCTCTCCCGCGCGCGTTATGCGTTCGACTGGAAGGAGCAGTTCCGCCTTTCGCTCGACCCGGAGACGGCGCAATCGATGCACGACGAGACCTTGCCGGCCGAGTATTTCAAGAGCGCCGAGTTCTGCTCGATGTGCGGGCCGAAGTTCTGCTCGATGCACATCAATCGCGCGGTCGACGAGTACAACAAGAAGCTCGAAGAGGAGCAGCGGAGCGTGAAGCGCTCGCTCGGGGTGATTCAGACGCCGTGA
- a CDS encoding fatty acid desaturase family protein, producing MQGNELVAVTRPFASEDRARSIWYVASTFAVLAAAAAVAAVSPWWPLRLLGSVIEGLVIVRAFILAHDFQHGAILRKSKVGGLIFGLYGLLVLTPPRVWRQTHNYHHAHTAKIVGAQIGSFPVMTVEMWRRAPRSKRIAYAVARHPLNILFGYLTIFLAGMCISAFVRSPKENWDSAAAVVLHAALIAVITYFFGIETTLFVLVGPLFIACAVGSYLFYAQHNFPGVHMQPRQTWTFARAAVESSSYMRCGPVMSYFTGEIGLHHVHHLNAAIPFYRLREAMAAIPELQVEPQTSLSPRDILACLRLKLWDPQAGRMVAFPKDAPPPQNEAALPA from the coding sequence ATGCAAGGAAACGAGCTCGTCGCAGTCACGCGTCCCTTCGCCTCCGAGGACCGCGCGCGCAGCATCTGGTACGTCGCCTCGACCTTCGCGGTGCTCGCCGCGGCGGCGGCCGTGGCCGCGGTTTCGCCGTGGTGGCCGCTTCGCCTTCTGGGCAGCGTGATCGAGGGGCTCGTCATCGTGCGCGCCTTCATCCTCGCGCACGACTTCCAGCACGGGGCGATCCTCCGCAAGTCGAAGGTGGGGGGCCTGATCTTCGGCCTCTACGGGCTGCTCGTGCTCACGCCGCCGCGCGTCTGGCGGCAGACGCACAACTACCACCACGCGCACACGGCCAAGATCGTGGGCGCGCAAATCGGCTCGTTCCCGGTGATGACGGTGGAGATGTGGCGGAGGGCGCCGCGGAGCAAGCGCATCGCGTACGCCGTCGCGCGCCACCCGCTGAACATCCTCTTCGGCTACCTGACGATCTTCCTCGCGGGGATGTGCATCTCGGCGTTCGTCCGCAGCCCCAAGGAGAACTGGGACTCGGCGGCCGCGGTGGTGCTGCACGCGGCGTTGATTGCGGTGATCACGTACTTCTTCGGGATCGAGACCACGCTGTTCGTGCTGGTGGGGCCCCTGTTCATCGCCTGCGCGGTCGGCTCGTACCTGTTCTACGCGCAGCACAATTTCCCGGGCGTGCACATGCAGCCGCGGCAGACGTGGACGTTCGCGCGCGCGGCGGTCGAGTCGTCGAGCTACATGCGTTGCGGCCCGGTGATGTCGTACTTCACGGGCGAGATCGGCCTCCACCACGTCCACCACCTGAACGCCGCGATCCCGTTCTACCGGCTGCGTGAGGCGATGGCGGCGATCCCCGAGCTGCAGGTCGAGCCGCAGACGAGCCTTTCGCCGCGCGACATCCTGGCGTGCCTGCGCCTCAAGCTCTGGGACCCGCAGGCGGGCCGGATGGTGGCGTTCCCGAAGGACGCACCGCCGCCGCAGAACGAGGCCGCGCTGCCGGCGTGA